One Perca flavescens isolate YP-PL-M2 chromosome 14, PFLA_1.0, whole genome shotgun sequence genomic window carries:
- the LOC114567807 gene encoding uncharacterized protein LOC114567807: MYKFFSERMKERGYERTAEQCHLKVKKLRQQYIKVRDAIRKSGASTNAKDTFAFYDEMDTILGTRPTSSPIKVLESSTSSNETASSGTENTSESGENPVITNIEGTEPGKKTPCSRRKRRGKDTGMEMYKRFQENFNQAESRRQEKEDATLERWMLKMQESEERRFRMLMEQQAATNTMFMNVMQTFMQGNNKSQSPHNATSWSPMHPHHQPHSPLPAPSDWAARRSPHPATQAQPTNPFAQAPYTLYQNDSGEPSNENQQFFQL; the protein is encoded by the exons ATGTACAAATTTTTTTCTGAGCggatgaaagagagagggtATGAGCGAACGGCAGAGCAATGTCATCTAAAGGTGAAGAAACTGCGGCAACAGTACATAAAGGTACGCGATGCCATCAGAAAAAGCGGTGCGTCAACAAATGCAAAGGACACTTTTGCTTTCTACGACGAGATGGATACTATTCTTGGCACTCGTCCAACAAGCTCACCAATTAAGGTACTGGAGTCTTCCACATCCTCAAATGAAACTGCGTCCAGTGGGACTGAAAACACTTCAGAAAGTG GAGAAAACCCTGTTATCACCAATATAGAGGGAACTGAGCCAGGCAAAAAAACTCCTTGCAgtaggagaaagaggaggggcaAAGATACTGGAATGGAGATGTACAAGAGGTTTCAAGAAAACTTCAACCAAGCAGAAAGCCGTAGGCAAGAGAAAGAGGATGCCACTCTGGAAAGGTGGATGCTAAAAATGCAGGAGTCAGAGGAGAGGCGCTTCAGGATGCTAATGGAGCAGCAGGCAGCCACAAACACGATGTTCATGAATGTAATGCAGACATTCATGCAAGGAAACAACAAAAGCCAATCTCCACACAATGCAACATCCTGGAGTCCTATGCATCCACATCATCAACCTCATTCACCTCTTCCAGCTCCCAGTGACTGGGCTGCACGGCGGTCTCCACACCCAGCTACCCAGGCCCAACCTACAAACCCCTTTGCTCAGGCCCCATACACCCTGTATCAAAATGATAGTGGTGAACCAAGCAATGAAAACCAGCAATTTTTTCAGTtgtaa